The genome window GATGTCGAAGAGAATATCGGGTTCTTAAAAGAGAAGGAGCTAAAGCTCGTTGCGATGTCTCCGCATGATTGCTGTGACAACGCCATTGACGAAGCGTTCCGCAACACCTTCCACGAGACTTACAGAAAAGTCGCCGTGGGTGAAAAGATCGTCTGCGAGGCATGACCGGGAGATCGCGTGAACGCACTCCCCATGTCCACAGAAGTTGCGCTCTCTGTCATATCAGTATAGATTGATGCAGACATTTAAAAGATAGGGAGCGCAAATTGATCTACCTGAACAACGCAGCAACGACTCTGCCTAAACCGCCTCAGGTTATACGTGCTATAAGGAACGCACTGGAAGGTATCGGTGCGAATCCCGGCAGAGGGGGCGACCCGCTGGTATATAAAGCCGATAAGCTCATATACTCCGCGCGGATACGCGCCGCCAAATTCTTCGGCCTTCCCGATCCGGCGCGGCTTATATTCACACCCGGTTGCACATACTCGATAAACATCGCTATCAGGGGCGCTCTTAAAAACGGCGACCACGTCATCACAACCGGCAGAATGCACAACGCTATCTCCCGCACAGTTTTCGATAAACGGCTCGGCCTGCAAGTATCTTCGATTGAGTGGGACGGAAAGTCCGGCTTCACGGAAGAGATGTTCAATAAATATCTGACACCCGCCACCAAAGCGATAATCGTAAACCACGGGAGCAACGTAGACGGACTGCTCCTCCCTATGGAAGCTATCGGCAAGATCGCAAAACAGCTCGGCCTGTTATTGATAGTCGATACAGCGCAGACCGCGGGCGTCATCCCAATCGATATGGAGAGATCAGGAATCGGCATACTCTGCGCGTCGGGACACAAAGGGCTGTACGGCCCGGCAGGTATCGGCATACTCGCGGTCGCCCCCGACGTCGATATCGAACCTCTTGTCTCGGGCGGAACAGGGAGCTTCAGCGAAGATATGGATATGCCGGAAACATATCCCGACCGCTTCGAGCCCGGCTCGCCGAACTTTTCAGGGATCGCAGGCCTTGACGCGGGGATTGCGTTCATCGAGAAAACTGGGATAGAAAAGATATTCCGGCACAAGATGAAACTCTGCGTGGAGGCGTATGAAGGTTTAATTAAATTCCCGGATGTAAATATTTTCTGGCCGGAGAAGGAAGCAAATCGTCTTCCGCTTTTTTCGTTTACCGTTGGAGAGATGGATCC of Nitrospinota bacterium contains these proteins:
- a CDS encoding aminotransferase class V-fold PLP-dependent enzyme, yielding MIYLNNAATTLPKPPQVIRAIRNALEGIGANPGRGGDPLVYKADKLIYSARIRAAKFFGLPDPARLIFTPGCTYSINIAIRGALKNGDHVITTGRMHNAISRTVFDKRLGLQVSSIEWDGKSGFTEEMFNKYLTPATKAIIVNHGSNVDGLLLPMEAIGKIAKQLGLLLIVDTAQTAGVIPIDMERSGIGILCASGHKGLYGPAGIGILAVAPDVDIEPLVSGGTGSFSEDMDMPETYPDRFEPGSPNFSGIAGLDAGIAFIEKTGIEKIFRHKMKLCVEAYEGLIKFPDVNIFWPEKEANRLPLFSFTVGEMDPSEVAEHLDKKYRIATRTGLHCAPFAHKEIGTYPIGTVRVSPGFYNKRGDIKKLIKAVKDLSVKKKR